In Prunus dulcis chromosome 2, ALMONDv2, whole genome shotgun sequence, a single genomic region encodes these proteins:
- the LOC117619951 gene encoding haloacid dehalogenase-like hydrolase domain-containing protein Sgpp, whose translation MHTLASSHLLQYRRFFSDHFPKTHLQKSTVHRQNLTQLGSAFVSRASVSSNAHPIERKSSLAFLAPLEAILFDIDGTLCDSDPLHYYAFREMLQEVGFNGGVPITEEFFSDNLSGMHNEKLCSILFPEWDIQRAINFFEDKEAMFRRLASEHLEPVKGLHKLRQWIENQGLKRAAVTNAPRPNGELLISTVELSNFFEIVVIGDECDRAKPFPDPYLKALQALQVSHKHAFAFEDSVSGVKAGVAAGMPVVALGTRNPEISLINAGAAFVIKDFEDPKLWEALEEFERKAM comes from the exons ATGCATACTCTTGCttcttctcatcttcttcagtATCGCCGCTTCTTCTCTGACCACTTCcccaaaacccatttgcaGAAATCTACAGTTCACAGACAAAACCTCACTCAATTAGGCTCTGCCTTTGTTTCAAGGGCTTCCGTTTCATCTAATGCTCACCCAATTGAGAG AAAATCTTCTCTAGCTTTTCTCGCTCCTCTTGAAGCAATTCTATTTGATATTGATGGAACATTGTGTGATTCGGATCCGCTCCATTATTATGCTTTCCGTGAAATGCTTCAAGAA GTAGGCTTTAATGGTGGGGTTCCTATCACTGAGGAATTCTTCAGTGACAATTTAAGTGGAATGCATAATGAGAAACTTTGTAGTATCCTCTTTCCTGAGTGGGATATCCAAAGagcaataaatttttttgaagataAGGAAGCCATGTTTCGAAG ATTGGCATCTGAACACTTAGAACCTGTTAAGGGCCTCCACAAGTTGCGCCAATGGATTGAAAATCAAGGCTTGAAACGGGCTGCAGTAACAAATGCTCCAAGACCAAATGGCGAGCTATTAATATCAACGGTGGAGCTCtcgaatttttttgaaattgttgttaTTGGAGATGAATGTGATCGAGCAAAACCATTTCCTGACCCTTACTTGAAGGCTCTCCAAGCACTTCAGGTGTCACACAAGCATGCTTTCGCCTTTGAG GATTCTGTTTCAGGGGTGAAGGCGGGTGTAGCAGCTGGAATGCCAGTAGTGGCCTTAGGCACAAGGAATCCTGAGATATCATTGATTAATGCCGGAGCAGCCTTTGTTATTAAAGACTTTGAGGACCCAAAATTGTGGGAAGCACTGGAAGAGTTTGAGAGGAAGGCAATGTAA
- the LOC117618159 gene encoding endoglucanase 14-like: MASSKVFGLLCLSVFLLTHNSVLASFDYGDALTKSLLYYEAQRSGKLPPNQRVQWRGDSGLKDGSDAGVDLVGGYYDAGDNVKFGFPMAFTITMLSWSTIEFGSKLDAKSELSNALDAIKWGTDYLIKAHAAPNVLYGEIGDGDSDHECWQRPEDMTTPRTTFKIDEQHPGADLAGETAAALAAASIAFKDKDSKYASELLTHAKELFEFARDHSGVYQNSINVAGKFYSSSGYEDELLWAAAWLHRATDDKTYLDYLGQAGNTGGARTVFSWDDKFIGAQVLVAKLVLEGKVESSGTWSQYKSQAEQFICSCIQKGNSNVKKTPGGLLWFLPWNNLQYTSTAVFVATAYSEYLNAKHALIQCPGGIVQPKDLIDLAQSQVDYILGSNPGGISFMVGFGTKYPTQVHHRAASIVSIKKDAAPVSCKGGFDSWFNNNSPNPNVVDGAIVGGPDENDAYTDSRSNYQMAEPATVSTAPLVGVLAKLA, translated from the exons ATGGCTTCCAGCAAAGTCTTTGGTTTGCTTTGCTTGTCTGTGTTTCTATTGACTCATAATTCAGTGCTTGCTTCATTTGACTATGGAGATGCTCTCACCAAGTCTTTGTTGTATTATGAGGCTCAACGATCTGGAAAGTTGCCTCCAAACCAAAGGGTGCAATGGCGTGGAGATTCTGGGCTTAAAGATGGAAGTGATGCTGGT GTTGATCTTGTGGGAGGATATTATGATGCTGGGGACAATGTCAAGTTTGGATTTCCCATGGCATTCACAATCACAATGCTTTCATGGAGTACTATAGAATTCGGGAGCAAACTTGACGCCAAGAGTGAGCTCTCAAATGCATTGGATGCCATCAAATGGGGCACTGATTATTTGATCAAGGCACACGCTGCGCCAAATGTCCTCTATGGCGAAATTGGCGATGGTGATTCTGATCATGAATGCTGGCAGAGACCCGAAGACATGACTACTCCGCGGACCACCTTTAAGATCGACGAGCAGCATCCGGGAGCTGACCTTGCTGGTGAAACCGCTGCTGCTTTGGCTGCTGCTTCCATTGCTTTCAAGGATAAAGACTCTAAGTATGCGTCTGAACTTTTGACCCATGCTAAAGAG CTATTCGAGTTTGCTCGTGATCACTCTGGTGTTTATCAGAATAGCATTAATGTAGCAGGGAAATTCTACTCCAGCAGTGGATATGAG GATGAACTATTGTGGGCTGCTGCCTGGCTTCATCGTGCTACCGATGATAAAACATATCTGGATTATCTTGGTCAAGCAGGCAATACTGGTGGTGCAAGAACTGTGTTCTCTTGGGATGACAAGTTTATTGGTGCACAAGTGCTTGTTGCAAAG CTTGTGTTGGAGGGCAAGGTGGAGTCTTCAGGCACATGGAGCCAATACAAGAGCCAGGCTGAGCAATTCATTTGCTCTTGCATTCAGAAGGGCAACAGCAATGTGAAGAAGACCCCTGGCGGGTTGTTGTGGTTTTTGCCATGGAACAATCTTCAGTACACTTCAACTGCTGTGTTCGTCGCAACTGCTTATTCTGAATACTTGAACGCCAAGCATGCCCTCATTCAATGCCCCGGCGGCATTGTCCAGCCTAAAGATCTTATTGACTTGGCCCAATCGCAG GTGGACTATATCTTGGGTTCAAACCCCGGTGGCATAAGTTTCATGGTTGGATTTGGGACAAAATATCCAACTCAAGTGCACCACAGAGCAGCATCCATTGTCTCCATCAAGAAAGATGCAGCTCCTGTTTCATGCAAAGGTGGCTTCGACTCATGGTTCAACAACAACTCACCAAACCCTAATGTAGTGGATGGAGCAATTGTCGGAGGCCCGGACGAGAATGATGCTTACACAGATTCAAGATCAAACTACCAAATGGCTGAACCAGCAACTGTTTCCACAGCTCCACTTGTTGGCGTTCTCGCTAAACTCGCTTGA